The following proteins come from a genomic window of Campylobacter concisus:
- a CDS encoding SMI1/KNR4 family protein codes for MFLKLDEIARKLDQIFLPLEQEGITGMRLLPQKDASALMQAQKSLGVNFPAKFAKLLSKFELGNFEICNVSFGSRDDYASELVRLNSVDEFGGKWWSGEARPANLIVFAVGDPWIFLLDCTSGAVYAWLLEDEELCSRRVASDFEKFFVALASTYIARLNGEAMPSAQQILNFVQADDTALDFWQEMAQI; via the coding sequence ATGTTTTTAAAATTAGACGAGATCGCTAGAAAACTAGATCAAATTTTCTTGCCACTAGAGCAAGAGGGCATAACTGGTATGAGACTTTTGCCGCAAAAGGACGCTTCGGCGCTTATGCAAGCACAAAAGAGCCTTGGTGTAAATTTCCCAGCCAAATTTGCAAAGCTTTTAAGCAAATTTGAGCTTGGCAATTTTGAAATTTGCAATGTCAGTTTTGGCTCCAGAGACGACTACGCAAGCGAGCTAGTGCGCCTAAACAGCGTAGATGAGTTTGGCGGCAAATGGTGGAGTGGCGAGGCTCGCCCAGCAAATTTGATAGTTTTTGCCGTGGGCGATCCGTGGATATTTTTGCTTGATTGCACGAGTGGTGCGGTATATGCGTGGCTACTTGAAGATGAGGAGCTTTGCAGCAGGCGCGTTGCAAGCGACTTTGAAAAATTTTTCGTAGCGCTTGCCAGCACCTATATAGCAAGACTAAACGGCGAAGCCATGCCATCAGCCCAGCAAATACTAAATTTTGTCCAAGCAGACGACACAGCACTTGATTTTTGGCAAGAGATGGCGCAAATTTAG